A single genomic interval of Blastocatellia bacterium harbors:
- a CDS encoding TatD family hydrolase produces the protein MSIFADAHAHVNAPEFDVDRHEVLARARAGGVAVILDVALSGPEPTFERALALAEAHDGIYLALGVHPHDAKTYTADLEERLLALSAHPKVIAWGEIGLDYHYDHSPRPVQREVFRRQLQVAERRGLPVIIHSREAEADTLALLQEHGPRVRGMMHCFTGSLEMARRCVELGLYISFSGIITFRNASALVEVVRALPRERILIETDCPYLAPVPYRGKRNEPLFVREVARRLADVWGESLEAVARQTTENFLALFADRLQPRDVRRLRGDGAF, from the coding sequence ATGAGCATCTTCGCGGATGCGCACGCGCATGTGAATGCTCCCGAATTCGATGTTGATCGCCACGAGGTGCTCGCGCGAGCTCGCGCTGGTGGCGTCGCCGTGATCCTCGATGTCGCATTGAGTGGACCGGAGCCGACGTTCGAGCGCGCGCTCGCCCTCGCGGAGGCGCACGACGGGATCTATCTGGCGCTCGGCGTTCATCCCCACGATGCGAAGACGTACACGGCGGACTTGGAAGAGCGATTGCTCGCGCTGTCTGCTCATCCCAAGGTCATCGCCTGGGGGGAGATCGGGCTCGATTACCACTACGATCATTCTCCTCGTCCGGTGCAGCGCGAGGTCTTCCGTCGGCAACTGCAGGTGGCCGAACGTCGAGGGCTCCCCGTCATCATCCATTCGCGCGAAGCGGAGGCCGATACCCTCGCGCTCTTGCAGGAGCATGGGCCTCGCGTGCGCGGTATGATGCATTGCTTCACGGGGAGCTTGGAGATGGCGCGCCGATGCGTGGAGTTGGGGTTGTACATTTCGTTCTCGGGCATCATCACGTTTCGGAATGCGTCGGCGCTCGTCGAAGTGGTCCGCGCATTGCCGCGCGAGCGCATCCTGATCGAGACCGATTGCCCCTATCTGGCTCCCGTCCCCTATCGCGGGAAGCGGAACGAACCGCTCTTTGTGCGCGAGGTCGCTCGTCGGCTCGCCGACGTGTGGGGAGAATCGCTGGAGGCTGTCGCCCGGCAGACGACGGAGAATTTTCTCGCGCTCTTCGCCGATCGTCTGCAGCCTCGCGATGTGCGGCGCTTGCGGGGAGACGGCGCGTTTTGA
- a CDS encoding PASTA domain-containing protein: MRRLLNLGRELSIVVSALVVFVLSASVAMYLVLRQPVVRTPALVGKPLSEAERMAERTGLKLQVKGTVYDERYPAQFIVEQWPPPGMSVKRGQPLRVNVSLGPRPSDRAPSPEAMERKAPGSGERSSSEPASLEAGEAQPHASSPPLTEERPPFASPELKARGEPSEPSPQRRPER, from the coding sequence ATGCGGCGGTTGCTGAACCTGGGGCGCGAGCTTTCGATCGTCGTGAGCGCGCTCGTCGTCTTCGTCCTGAGCGCTTCGGTCGCGATGTATCTTGTGCTGCGTCAGCCGGTCGTGCGGACTCCGGCTTTGGTGGGCAAGCCGCTCTCGGAAGCTGAACGCATGGCCGAGCGCACGGGCTTGAAGCTTCAGGTGAAAGGCACCGTCTACGACGAGCGCTATCCGGCCCAGTTCATCGTTGAGCAATGGCCGCCGCCGGGGATGAGCGTCAAGCGCGGTCAGCCACTGCGCGTCAACGTGAGCTTGGGACCGCGTCCTTCCGATCGCGCGCCGTCGCCGGAAGCCATGGAGCGAAAAGCCCCTGGTTCCGGCGAACGATCATCATCGGAGCCGGCTTCTCTCGAAGCGGGAGAGGCACAACCTCACGCTTCGTCTCCTCCGTTGACTGAGGAGCGCCCGCCGTTCGCCTCGCCGGAGTTGAAAGCGCGTGGCGAGCCATCCGAGCCTTCGCCACAGAGGAGGCCGGAGCGATGA
- a CDS encoding valine--tRNA ligase, producing MSELPKAYDPHEVERRWYRIWEERGYFRPEMRPEGPPFAIVLPPPNVTGHLHIGHALNHTLQDVVVRWRRMCGDRVLWVPGTDHAGIATQVVVERELAKEGVTRQQLGREAFEQRVWQWREHSGGVILQQMRREGISVDWTREAFTLDAPRSRAVIEAFVRLYEEGLIYRGEYIINWCPRCQTALSDLEAPKREVRGRLYYIAYALKEEPSAAPSERALVIATTRPETMFGDTAVAVHPDDERYRHLIGRTAILPFVHREVPILADTRVEREFGTGAVKITPAHDPVDFEIGRTHGLPRVLALDQAGRMTEAAGPFAGLDRFEARRRVVEELEKLGQLVRVEEHTHAVGHCQRCETVIEPLVSTQWFLHVKPLAEEAIRAVREGRTRILPENWTKVYFEWLENIRDWCISRQLWWGHRIPAWYCAEGHVTVARHTPAACTACGRTELRQDEDVLDTWFSSALWPFSTLGWPEDTEDLRTFYPTSLLVTGFDILFFWVARMMMMGLKFMTDHPSRAHARDPDAVPFRVVLIHGLVRDPYGQKMSKTRGNVIDPLEVFERYGTDAVRFTLLASAAPGNDISLQYSKLETYRNFCNKIWNAARFVLMHTDATDVASSTDEVPLTLADRWMQSVLHRTIAEVTRDLEEFRFHEAAHRLYHFFWHDFCDWYLELQKGAATQAEDSPQRRAARQRLREVLETALRLLHPFMPFITEELWQRLPHHGETICLAPYPTSNPMRIDPVAERRMETIIEVITKVRNIRAVMNIDPAKELRLLVRPSTAEAAALIEEQDAAIRRLARVERIECVASLDGYGQVARDVANEIELAVPLEGLIDVERERERLRRTVEKLEKELEQLERRLANADFLERAPEEVVRETRERHEEVSERRQRLLAILEGL from the coding sequence ATGTCGGAGCTGCCGAAGGCCTATGATCCACATGAGGTCGAACGGCGATGGTACCGAATTTGGGAAGAGCGAGGATATTTTCGCCCGGAAATGCGGCCCGAAGGACCGCCGTTCGCCATCGTTTTGCCCCCGCCGAATGTGACCGGGCATCTGCATATCGGGCATGCACTCAATCACACGCTTCAAGACGTCGTCGTGCGTTGGCGGCGCATGTGTGGGGATCGGGTCCTCTGGGTGCCGGGGACGGATCATGCGGGGATCGCCACACAGGTCGTCGTGGAGCGAGAGTTGGCTAAGGAGGGGGTGACGCGCCAACAGTTGGGGCGCGAGGCGTTCGAACAGCGCGTCTGGCAGTGGCGCGAGCACAGTGGCGGCGTGATCCTGCAGCAGATGCGACGCGAAGGCATCTCGGTGGACTGGACGCGCGAGGCGTTCACTCTCGATGCCCCGCGGTCGCGCGCTGTCATCGAGGCGTTCGTCCGGCTCTACGAGGAAGGCCTCATCTATCGAGGCGAGTACATCATCAATTGGTGCCCGCGCTGTCAGACGGCGCTCTCGGATCTGGAAGCGCCCAAACGGGAAGTGCGCGGGCGGCTCTATTACATCGCGTATGCTTTGAAAGAGGAGCCGAGCGCCGCGCCCTCCGAGCGAGCCTTGGTGATCGCGACGACGCGCCCGGAGACGATGTTCGGCGATACTGCGGTCGCCGTCCATCCGGACGATGAGCGATATCGGCATCTGATCGGTCGGACGGCCATCCTTCCCTTCGTGCATCGCGAAGTGCCGATCTTGGCCGATACCCGCGTGGAACGGGAGTTCGGGACGGGCGCGGTCAAGATCACGCCCGCGCATGATCCGGTGGATTTCGAGATCGGAAGGACGCATGGATTGCCGCGCGTCCTCGCGCTCGATCAGGCTGGGCGCATGACGGAAGCCGCCGGGCCCTTCGCGGGTCTGGATCGGTTCGAGGCGCGTCGGCGCGTGGTGGAGGAGTTGGAGAAGCTGGGGCAATTGGTGCGCGTCGAAGAGCACACCCATGCCGTCGGCCATTGTCAGCGATGTGAGACGGTCATCGAGCCGCTCGTCTCCACGCAATGGTTCTTGCACGTGAAGCCACTCGCGGAGGAGGCCATTCGCGCTGTTCGAGAGGGACGGACGCGCATTCTGCCGGAGAATTGGACCAAGGTCTATTTTGAGTGGCTGGAGAACATCCGCGATTGGTGCATCAGTCGGCAGTTGTGGTGGGGGCATCGCATCCCGGCTTGGTATTGTGCGGAGGGGCATGTCACCGTCGCCCGGCACACGCCCGCGGCGTGCACCGCTTGCGGCCGCACGGAATTGCGGCAGGATGAAGATGTGCTCGACACGTGGTTCAGCTCGGCGCTCTGGCCCTTCTCGACGCTCGGGTGGCCCGAGGATACGGAAGACTTACGCACCTTCTATCCCACGTCGCTCTTGGTCACCGGCTTCGACATCCTCTTCTTCTGGGTCGCGCGCATGATGATGATGGGGTTGAAATTCATGACGGATCATCCCTCGCGCGCACATGCTCGCGATCCTGACGCCGTCCCATTTCGCGTCGTGCTCATTCACGGACTCGTGCGCGATCCGTATGGGCAGAAGATGTCCAAGACGCGTGGCAACGTCATTGATCCTCTGGAGGTCTTCGAGCGCTATGGGACCGATGCCGTGCGCTTCACGCTATTGGCCTCGGCGGCGCCGGGCAACGACATCTCGTTGCAGTATTCGAAGCTGGAGACGTATCGGAACTTCTGCAATAAGATTTGGAACGCCGCGCGCTTCGTCTTGATGCACACTGATGCGACGGACGTCGCATCTTCGACCGATGAGGTGCCGCTGACGCTCGCCGATCGGTGGATGCAGAGCGTCTTGCATCGAACGATCGCCGAAGTCACGCGCGATCTCGAAGAATTTCGCTTTCACGAGGCCGCGCATCGGCTCTATCACTTCTTCTGGCACGACTTCTGCGACTGGTATTTGGAGTTGCAGAAGGGCGCGGCCACGCAAGCTGAAGATTCGCCGCAGCGACGGGCAGCGCGCCAGCGCTTGCGCGAGGTCCTAGAGACGGCGCTGCGACTGCTGCATCCCTTCATGCCCTTCATCACCGAGGAGCTGTGGCAGCGTCTGCCGCATCATGGGGAGACGATCTGCCTAGCGCCCTATCCGACGTCGAATCCCATGCGCATTGATCCGGTGGCCGAACGGCGCATGGAGACGATCATCGAAGTCATCACGAAGGTGCGGAACATTCGCGCGGTGATGAATATTGATCCGGCCAAGGAGCTACGGCTGTTGGTGCGTCCCTCGACGGCAGAGGCGGCGGCCTTGATCGAGGAGCAGGATGCGGCGATTCGCCGCTTGGCGCGCGTGGAGCGGATCGAGTGTGTCGCGTCGCTGGATGGATATGGGCAAGTGGCACGCGATGTGGCGAACGAGATTGAGTTGGCCGTGCCTCTGGAGGGTCTCATTGATGTGGAGCGGGAGCGGGAGCGGCTTCGTCGTACCGTTGAGAAACTGGAGAAGGAGTTGGAGCAACTCGAACGTCGCTTGGCCAATGCCGATTTCCTGGAGCGAGCGCCGGAGGAGGTCGTGCGAGAGACGCGCGAGCGCCATGAGGAAGTGAGCGAGCGCCGGCAGCGGCTTCTGGCGATCCTCGAGGGATTGTGA
- the bamD gene encoding outer membrane protein assembly factor BamD translates to MRDKRLALIILLASAALLLGGCGRGKKVVLEEARPGRDKELFEQGLTELSKNKFIVGRLLLQTLITTYPDSPYLPIAKLAIADSFYLEGTSEALAQAEVEYTDFANFFPTHPLADDALLQVALAKMRRIQPPDRDQKPTREAERRLLAVLQRYPNTDRKDEVQQWLKAVRDVLAEHEMYVARHYMIRERPRGAKRRLMTIIERYPTYSKFDEALYRLGTVLFQEEEPEEAAKYFAWLVREFPNSEYRRQAAEMLERIGKPVPEVDPAEIARADGSANKGFLSAMWGKMKTVLGIVDLDVPKEGVLLRRGETAEELIASATALLPTQTVITPQATTVVVGPTAPAGAGGTAQGRQELRIGVTTGSETSSPDAKAKEKKDERKRPEKK, encoded by the coding sequence ATGAGGGACAAACGGCTTGCGTTGATCATCCTGCTCGCTTCCGCCGCCCTGCTCCTTGGCGGATGCGGTCGTGGCAAGAAGGTCGTCTTGGAGGAAGCGCGACCTGGGCGCGATAAGGAGCTGTTCGAGCAGGGATTGACGGAGTTGAGCAAGAACAAATTCATCGTCGGGCGTTTGCTGCTGCAAACGCTTATCACGACGTATCCGGATAGTCCCTATCTGCCGATCGCCAAACTCGCCATTGCCGATTCGTTCTATCTGGAGGGAACGTCGGAAGCGCTCGCGCAGGCGGAAGTCGAATACACCGATTTCGCCAATTTCTTCCCCACGCACCCGTTGGCGGATGACGCGCTCTTGCAGGTGGCACTGGCGAAGATGCGACGCATTCAGCCGCCGGATCGCGATCAGAAGCCGACGCGTGAGGCCGAGCGCCGATTGTTGGCCGTCTTGCAGCGCTATCCGAACACGGATCGCAAGGACGAGGTTCAGCAGTGGCTGAAGGCCGTTCGAGACGTCCTCGCCGAGCACGAGATGTACGTCGCCCGCCACTACATGATCCGCGAGCGTCCGCGCGGGGCGAAGCGTCGGTTGATGACGATCATCGAGCGCTATCCCACGTACTCGAAATTCGACGAAGCGCTCTACCGGCTTGGTACGGTCCTCTTCCAGGAAGAGGAGCCGGAGGAAGCCGCCAAATATTTCGCGTGGTTGGTGCGCGAGTTCCCCAACAGCGAATATCGGCGTCAGGCGGCTGAGATGCTGGAGCGTATCGGCAAGCCTGTGCCCGAAGTGGATCCAGCCGAGATCGCTCGTGCCGACGGATCGGCGAACAAGGGCTTCCTCAGCGCGATGTGGGGGAAGATGAAGACGGTGTTGGGGATCGTGGATTTGGATGTCCCCAAAGAGGGGGTGCTGCTCAGGCGGGGCGAGACGGCTGAAGAACTGATCGCTTCGGCAACGGCGCTTCTGCCAACGCAGACGGTCATCACCCCACAAGCCACGACGGTCGTCGTCGGTCCGACCGCACCGGCCGGAGCAGGGGGCACGGCCCAAGGGCGACAGGAATTGCGCATCGGCGTGACGACGGGTTCGGAGACCTCCTCACCTGATGCCAAGGCGAAGGAAAAGAAGGACGAGAGGAAGAGGCCGGAGAAGAAGTGA
- the metG gene encoding methionine--tRNA ligase, whose protein sequence is MKTFYVTTPIYYVNSFPHLGHLYSTLVADTLARYKRQCGYDTFFLTGTDEHGQNIERIARERGVSPQAHCDEMAEAFKGMIRDFGLEPSYFIRTSDAYHHRGAQALWRRVHEAGYIYKGQYEGWFCPACAEFKEEEEPGRPPLCELHNRPAERVAEESYFFRLSAFQDRLLAYYREHPECVRPTSRYNEVVSFVKGGLKDLSISRVSVRWGVPVPEDPQHTMYVWFDALSNYITALGWGNDGEHLRAAGISEGPIFERYWPADVHIVGKDILRFHAVYWPAFLMAAGLPLPRTVYAHGMWLSGGRKMSKTLGNVIDLAVLRRFFPRDVVRYFCLREMVFGEDADFTYGALIERANADLADGVGNLASRTLTMVQRFCGGSLPSISTRALGGYEEEIRAAIEATIRTFIAEFDAYNFSRALEAAWGLIARVDKYLSDTKPWDLARRPEERARVETVLAIAVRALRVLAVLLAPVLPETMRALWRQLGLPDEPAHVNPIALEFEAPMAGARIGEVRPLFPRMDKERIMAEIESQGHSPASPSSITIEEFARVDLRAGTVVFAEKVAGADKLLRLLVDIGEAEPRQVVAGIAPYYRPEELVGRKVILVANLQPRKVRGIESRGMVLAAVVGPEERPVLAGFLEDVPSGAKLR, encoded by the coding sequence ATGAAGACGTTCTATGTCACCACGCCCATCTACTACGTCAACAGCTTCCCGCATCTGGGACATCTCTACTCGACATTGGTGGCCGATACGCTCGCCCGCTATAAGCGGCAATGCGGGTACGACACGTTCTTCCTGACGGGCACGGATGAGCATGGGCAAAATATCGAACGCATCGCGCGCGAGCGAGGCGTCTCCCCACAGGCGCATTGCGATGAGATGGCCGAAGCGTTCAAGGGCATGATTCGGGATTTCGGCCTGGAGCCGAGTTATTTCATTCGCACGTCGGATGCCTATCATCACCGCGGGGCGCAAGCGTTGTGGCGGCGCGTGCACGAGGCCGGATACATCTACAAGGGACAATACGAGGGCTGGTTCTGTCCGGCCTGTGCGGAATTCAAAGAGGAGGAAGAGCCGGGACGCCCGCCGCTGTGCGAGCTGCACAATCGTCCGGCGGAACGCGTGGCTGAAGAGAGTTACTTCTTCCGCCTCTCAGCGTTTCAAGATCGGCTGCTGGCTTATTATCGAGAGCATCCCGAGTGCGTGCGTCCGACCTCGCGCTACAACGAGGTGGTGAGTTTCGTCAAAGGCGGGTTGAAGGACCTCTCGATCAGTCGTGTCTCGGTTCGATGGGGAGTACCGGTTCCCGAGGATCCGCAGCATACGATGTACGTGTGGTTCGATGCCCTGTCGAATTACATCACGGCATTGGGCTGGGGGAACGATGGGGAACATTTGCGGGCAGCGGGGATCAGCGAGGGCCCGATCTTCGAACGGTATTGGCCGGCCGACGTGCACATCGTGGGCAAGGACATCCTGCGCTTCCACGCCGTCTACTGGCCGGCGTTCTTGATGGCGGCGGGACTGCCGCTGCCGCGCACGGTCTATGCGCACGGGATGTGGCTCTCGGGGGGGCGCAAGATGTCCAAGACCCTCGGCAACGTCATTGACCTGGCTGTGCTGCGCCGCTTCTTCCCGCGCGATGTCGTGCGCTACTTCTGCTTGCGCGAGATGGTCTTCGGCGAGGATGCCGATTTCACCTACGGAGCGCTCATCGAGCGCGCGAATGCTGATCTGGCCGATGGGGTGGGGAATCTCGCCAGTCGCACGCTCACGATGGTGCAGCGGTTCTGCGGGGGGAGTCTCCCTTCGATCTCGACGCGCGCGTTGGGGGGATACGAGGAGGAGATTCGGGCGGCCATTGAGGCGACGATCCGCACATTCATCGCCGAATTCGACGCGTACAATTTCAGCCGGGCCTTAGAAGCCGCCTGGGGGCTGATCGCCCGCGTGGATAAATATCTCTCGGACACGAAGCCATGGGATCTGGCGCGTCGTCCCGAAGAGCGAGCGCGCGTGGAGACCGTGCTCGCCATCGCCGTGCGCGCCCTGCGGGTATTGGCCGTGCTGCTAGCTCCCGTCCTTCCGGAGACCATGCGCGCGCTCTGGAGGCAGCTGGGACTTCCCGATGAGCCCGCTCACGTGAATCCGATCGCGCTCGAGTTCGAGGCGCCGATGGCCGGAGCCCGCATCGGCGAGGTGCGCCCACTCTTTCCCAGGATGGACAAGGAGAGGATTATGGCAGAGATCGAGAGTCAAGGTCATTCGCCGGCATCGCCGTCATCGATCACTATTGAGGAATTTGCGCGCGTGGACTTGCGCGCGGGGACTGTGGTCTTCGCCGAGAAGGTGGCGGGAGCGGATAAGCTCCTGCGATTGCTGGTAGACATCGGCGAAGCGGAGCCGCGACAGGTCGTCGCGGGGATCGCTCCCTATTACCGACCGGAAGAACTGGTCGGACGAAAGGTGATCCTCGTGGCGAACTTGCAGCCACGGAAGGTCCGGGGGATCGAATCGCGGGGTATGGTGTTGGCAGCCGTCGTGGGGCCGGAAGAACGTCCGGTGCTCGCTGGATTCCTGGAGGACGTGCCAAGCGGGGCGAAGCTGCGATGA
- the nadC gene encoding carboxylating nicotinate-nucleotide diphosphorylase, with product MRLNPSDLFKLAGDFLAEDVGRGDITTEAVVLPGVRARGRFIAKQDLVVAGLEVADAVFAVLDSSVEIEAFVTDGDRVRAGDVFARVEGPAEVLLAAERTALNLLQHLSGIATLTRAFVEAVAGTRAQIVDTRKTLPGLRMLQKYAVVVGGGRNHRFGLDDGVLIKDNHIALAGSVRTAVERARKYAGHMHKIEVEVSNMEDLQEALDARADIILLDNMSPEEVREAVRLIRERAPEVLVEASGGITLENVRAYAEAGVDFISIGALTHSAPAADISMKLTTL from the coding sequence ATGCGACTGAATCCGTCCGACCTCTTCAAATTGGCGGGAGATTTCCTGGCCGAGGATGTCGGTCGAGGGGATATTACGACGGAGGCCGTCGTGCTGCCTGGGGTGAGGGCGCGCGGCCGCTTCATCGCCAAGCAGGATTTGGTCGTCGCCGGACTCGAGGTGGCCGATGCCGTCTTCGCCGTCCTCGATTCCTCGGTGGAGATCGAAGCGTTCGTCACCGATGGGGATCGCGTGCGCGCCGGAGACGTTTTCGCGCGCGTGGAGGGGCCGGCCGAGGTCTTGCTCGCTGCCGAGCGTACGGCGCTCAATCTCCTGCAGCATCTCTCCGGCATCGCGACGCTGACGCGCGCTTTCGTCGAGGCCGTGGCCGGAACGCGCGCGCAGATCGTGGACACGCGCAAGACGCTGCCGGGCCTGCGCATGCTTCAGAAATACGCCGTGGTCGTAGGCGGTGGACGCAATCATCGGTTCGGCCTGGACGACGGCGTCCTCATCAAGGACAATCACATCGCGTTGGCCGGGAGCGTGCGCACGGCTGTCGAACGCGCGCGCAAGTATGCCGGCCATATGCATAAGATCGAGGTCGAAGTCTCCAATATGGAGGATTTGCAAGAGGCGCTCGATGCTCGCGCCGATATCATCCTGCTCGATAACATGTCGCCGGAGGAAGTGCGCGAGGCCGTGCGTCTGATCCGCGAGCGCGCCCCGGAGGTCTTGGTGGAAGCGTCCGGAGGGATCACTCTGGAGAACGTGCGCGCCTATGCCGAAGCGGGCGTGGACTTCATCTCCATCGGTGCGCTGACCCATTCGGCGCCCGCTGCCGACATCAGCATGAAGCTCACGACGCTCTAG
- a CDS encoding endonuclease/exonuclease/phosphatase family protein — MRGEREIAHADLIRGLRQFATLRALYASDFYRRHAERLRALLETVQWYVRDGVRPRVRAFLRAVQWNIEKGKRFEGLRHLLETHPILREADLLFLNEVDHGMNRSGNRDITEALSRSLGMHGVFAPAYVELTKGVGAERELPGENTTALQGNAILSRYPVRAARILSLPQCFEYFEFGEKRFGRRIALIADVELPGGKLLRAVCTHLETRTTPRERARQMAAILDALEGTDVPVLLAGDWNTSTFARGTRWRALRELLRILLCSAERMQRDLRYPDRGREPLFDVLRQRGYHYREWNDETPTHILPVEVAEDAHYVPGFSHAWVIRKYQPYGCRIGLRLDWFAARALRPLAEGEVQDGESGVSSVRPQTLSGLTYQEQPVSDHAPIVVDVALP, encoded by the coding sequence ATGCGTGGAGAACGGGAGATCGCGCATGCGGATCTCATTCGGGGATTGAGACAATTCGCGACGTTGCGGGCGCTCTATGCTTCGGACTTCTACCGTCGGCACGCCGAGCGACTGCGCGCGCTTCTGGAGACCGTGCAGTGGTACGTGCGCGATGGCGTGCGGCCGCGCGTGCGCGCGTTCTTGCGCGCTGTTCAGTGGAACATCGAGAAGGGAAAGCGCTTCGAAGGTCTGCGCCATCTTCTGGAGACGCATCCCATTTTGCGAGAGGCCGATCTGCTCTTCCTCAACGAAGTGGATCACGGTATGAACCGATCGGGGAATCGAGACATCACCGAGGCGCTCAGTCGCTCGCTCGGGATGCACGGCGTCTTCGCGCCCGCGTATGTGGAGTTGACTAAAGGCGTCGGGGCCGAACGCGAGCTGCCCGGGGAGAATACGACGGCGTTGCAGGGCAATGCCATCTTGTCGCGCTATCCCGTGCGCGCGGCGCGGATTCTCTCGCTCCCGCAGTGCTTCGAATATTTCGAGTTTGGTGAGAAGCGCTTCGGTCGGCGGATCGCCCTGATCGCGGATGTAGAGCTGCCGGGAGGGAAACTTTTGCGCGCCGTCTGCACGCACCTGGAGACGCGCACGACGCCGCGCGAGCGCGCGCGACAGATGGCGGCGATCCTCGATGCCTTGGAGGGGACGGACGTCCCCGTGCTGCTGGCTGGCGATTGGAATACGAGCACGTTCGCGCGAGGCACGCGATGGCGCGCGCTTCGGGAATTGTTGCGCATTCTGTTGTGTTCGGCCGAGCGCATGCAACGCGACCTTCGCTATCCCGATCGCGGGCGCGAGCCGCTCTTCGACGTATTGCGCCAGCGCGGCTATCACTACCGCGAGTGGAATGACGAAACGCCGACACACATCCTTCCGGTCGAAGTCGCCGAAGATGCGCACTACGTGCCGGGATTCTCGCACGCGTGGGTGATCCGCAAGTACCAGCCGTATGGCTGTCGGATCGGACTTCGGCTCGATTGGTTCGCCGCGCGCGCGTTGCGTCCGCTCGCTGAGGGAGAAGTTCAAGATGGGGAGTCCGGAGTGTCGAGCGTGCGTCCGCAGACGCTCTCGGGCTTGACGTATCAGGAGCAACCGGTCTCGGATCACGCGCCCATCGTCGTGGATGTGGCGCTTCCGTAA
- a CDS encoding TlpA family protein disulfide reductase, with amino-acid sequence MRRAINVMGFVLVVGLAGSAWAQQARRNERGTAPIIPVTAQELLTRVRDGKARVTVVNLWATFCQPCVEEFPDLVRLEKAYRNQGVRVFFVSADFDSDLPAVRRFLQKHGVTYPTFLKAQDDDNAFITTLHPDWSGALPATFIYDAQGRLRHFHEGKGDFALFERLVQEVLRNPNPE; translated from the coding sequence ATGCGACGAGCGATCAACGTGATGGGATTCGTTTTGGTCGTCGGCTTGGCCGGAAGCGCCTGGGCGCAGCAAGCGCGGCGCAATGAACGCGGGACCGCTCCGATCATCCCCGTGACGGCTCAAGAGCTGCTCACCCGAGTGCGCGACGGAAAGGCTCGCGTGACCGTCGTCAACCTCTGGGCGACCTTCTGCCAACCCTGTGTCGAGGAGTTCCCGGATCTGGTTCGGTTGGAGAAGGCCTATCGGAATCAAGGCGTGCGCGTGTTCTTCGTCTCGGCGGACTTCGATTCAGACCTTCCGGCCGTGCGCCGATTCCTACAGAAGCATGGCGTGACATATCCGACGTTCTTGAAAGCCCAGGACGACGATAATGCCTTCATCACGACGCTTCATCCGGATTGGTCGGGGGCGCTCCCGGCCACGTTCATTTATGACGCCCAAGGCCGATTGCGCCATTTTCACGAAGGCAAGGGCGATTTCGCCTTGTTTGAGCGGTTGGTTCAAGAAGTGCTGCGAAATCCAAATCCAGAATGA
- the rpe gene encoding ribulose-phosphate 3-epimerase: MIHIAPSILSADFARLGEQIALVERAGASLIHIDVMDGRFVPNITVGPLVVEAVRRVTTLPLDVHLMIVEPERYLEDFARAGANYISVHVEASPHLHRTLTRIRELGCRAGIALNPATPLWAIEEALEYADFVLLMSVNPGWGGQRFIPASLDRARRLRAMIRERGLLTRIEMDGGIGVENLMEVLEGGVEMVVAGSAIFAAPDPAQVVAEMVELARRFERRTTC; the protein is encoded by the coding sequence ATGATTCACATCGCCCCATCCATTCTCTCAGCGGATTTCGCGCGTTTGGGGGAGCAGATCGCTTTGGTGGAGCGAGCCGGGGCTTCTCTCATTCACATTGATGTGATGGACGGGCGCTTCGTTCCCAACATCACCGTCGGACCGCTGGTGGTGGAGGCCGTTCGTCGAGTGACGACGTTGCCGCTGGACGTGCATCTGATGATCGTCGAGCCGGAGCGTTACCTGGAGGACTTCGCGCGCGCTGGGGCGAACTATATCTCGGTCCATGTGGAGGCGAGTCCGCATTTACATCGGACGCTCACGCGAATTCGCGAGCTGGGTTGCCGCGCGGGCATCGCTTTGAATCCCGCCACGCCCCTGTGGGCCATCGAGGAAGCGCTGGAGTATGCCGATTTCGTCCTGCTCATGTCGGTGAATCCGGGATGGGGAGGACAGCGATTCATCCCCGCATCGCTCGATCGCGCGCGGCGCTTACGCGCGATGATCCGCGAGCGCGGTCTTCTGACGCGGATCGAGATGGATGGAGGGATCGGTGTGGAGAACCTCATGGAGGTCCTGGAAGGCGGGGTCGAGATGGTCGTAGCCGGATCGGCGATTTTCGCGGCGCCCGACCCTGCCCAAGTCGTCGCAGAGATGGTAGAATTAGCTCGACGCTTCGAGAGGCGAACAACGTGTTGA